AGGGGCTTATGAAACCGGCTCCCTGGGGTGCCGCCGACGTCTCGGTAGATAACGAAATGTCGGTGTGAGGCGCCACTGCAATCTCGGTGTTTCCACGCTAGAGAAGACGCATGGCGGACGACAAGGTTGCGCAGGTTTCTGCTCAGGGCTCCCAGGTCGCGAGGGTGCCCAACGCGCTGGCTCCGGACGTGCGGGACCTGACCGAGCTGGCGAGCAGCGAGCCCACGGTGGGGGAGCTGCTGCGGCGGGGGCTCGAGTGGCTGGGGCGCGTGGCGCGCTTCGACCTGGCCACGCTGTTCCTCCTCAAGGACGGCCGGCTGGTGGCCACCGCGGCGCGCGGCCCCCTGGCCAGCGCCCAGGTGCGCGAGCACGCCTTGAGCCTGCAGGACTTCCCCAGTCTGCGCGACGCGCTGGAGAGCCGCCGCGCGCGCGCCTTCACGGAAGAGGACCACGCGCACGGGGATGGCGATCCCTTCGACGGCGTGCTGGACCTGCCGCCGGGCCACGCGTGCATGGTGGTGCCCTTGTGCGCGGGGGAGCGCTGCTACGGCGTGCTCACCCTGGACCGCGCCGAGTGCGAGGCCTACCCGCAGAGCGTGGTGGACCTGGTGGAGGTGTACGGCCAGATGCTCGCCACGGCGCTGCAGGCGGCCGAGCAGCGCGCGGCCTTCGAGCGGCTGCACCAGCAGGACCACGACCACGCGAAGCTGCTCGAGGCGCAGCTGGGCGGCGAGAGCGAGGGCGTGCTGGAGACCAGCCGCAGCCCCGCGATGCGCGAGCTCGCGCGGCGCGCGCGCCAGGTGGCCGAGACGGACACGCCGGTGCTGCTGCTGGGCGAGACGGGCACGGGCAAGGAGCGGCTCGCGCGCGCCATCCACCGCTGGAGCGCGCGCGCGGACCACCCCTTCGTGACGCTCAACTGCGCGGCGATTCCCGCGGGGCTGCTGGAGAGCGAGCTGTTCGGCCACGTGAAGGGGGCCTTCACCGGCGCCACGCGCGACCGAGCCGGGCGCTTCCAGATGGCGCACGGGGGCACGCTGCTGCTGGATGAAGTGGGCGAGCTGCCGGTGGAGCTGCAGGCGAAGCTCCTGCGCGCGCTGCAGGAGAAGAGCTTCGAGCCGGTGGGCTCGGACCGCACGGTGCGCGCGGACGTGCGCATCCTCGCGGCGACCCACGTGGACCTGCAGCAGGCGATTGCCCAGCGGCGCTTCCGCGAGGACCTCTTCTACCGGCTCAGCGTCTTCCCGCTGCGCCTGCCGCCCCTGCGCGAGCGGCGCGAGGACCTGCCGCTGCTGTGCAGCTTCCTGCTCGAGGAGCAGGCGATGCGCACGGGGAGGCGCGGGATGCGCGTCACGCGCGACGGCCTGCAGCGGCTCGCCGCCTACGACTGGCCGGGCAATATCCGCGAGCTCGCGAACGCGCTGGAGCGCGCCACCATCCTCGCCACCCGCAGGGAGCTGGGTGCGGACGCCTTCGACCTGCCCACGCGCGAGGCCGGGGAGGAGGGCGAGGAGGAGCTGGAGGAGATGCAGGCGAGCGTGGCGCTTCCGCTCGAGCGCGGCCGGGTGCCCACGCTCGCCGCCGTGCAGCGCGAGCACATCCTGCGCGTGCTCGCGCTCACCCGGGGCCGGGTCTACGGGGAGGGCGGGGCGGCGGCGCTGCTCGGCCTCAAGCCCAGCACCCTGCAGAGTCGGATGAAGAAGCTGGGCATCGAGCGCGCGCCCGCCTTCAGCGCGACGGAGTAGCGCACAAGATCGAACGTTTCGACCCGTCCGTGACGGCAGGGGTGTGGGTGTCCGGAGGATAACGCCGGGCCGCGGAGAGCACCTGGGCGCCCCATCCGGGGCGGGGTGCAGACCGCACGTCGCACCCCTAGCGCCCGCGCCCTCCCGGGCGGGCAAGGCCGGTCACCATGAATCTGCAGCCCCGTTACGTCCTGCCCCTCCTGCTCGCCCTCGCCGCCTGCGGAGGCCCCGAAGACTTCGACGCTCCCGCCGACGCCGTGGGCCAGAGCGAGGCCGCGCTCACCACCACGCGCGTGCGCCTGATGGCCGCGAACATCTCGAGCGGCAACCTGCAGAGCTACGACCCCGGCGAGGGCATCCGCATCTTCCAGGGCGTGAAGCCGGACGTGGTGATGATCCAGGAGTTCAACTACGGGGACAACTCGGCCACCGCCATCCGCGGCTTCGTCAATACGGCCTTCGGCACCGGCTTCTCGTACTTCCGCGAGGCGGGCGCGCAGATCCCCAACGGCGTCATCAGCCGCTGGCCCATCCTCGCCGCGGGCGAGTGGGACGACACCGCCGTCACCAACCGCGACTTCGCCTGGGCGCGCATCGACGTGCCGGGCCCCAAGGACCTCTGGGTGGTGAGCGTGCACCTGCTCACGGCGGACGCCGCGACCCGCAACGGCGAGGCCCAGCAGCTGGTGAACCTCATCAAGGCGAACATCCCCACGGGCGACTACCTGGCCATCGCCGGTGACTTCAACACCGACTCGCGCTCGGAGGCCTGCCTCACCACCTTCTCGCAGGTGGTGAGCACCGCGAGCCCCTATCCGGCGGACCGCAACGGCAACACCAACACGAACGCCGCGCGCGCCAAGCCCTACGATCACGTGCTGGTGGACGCGGACCTCAAGGCCTACCAGACGGCCACCGTCATCGGCGCGAGCAGCTTCTCAGGCGGCCTCGTCGCCGACACGCGCGTGTACTCGCCCATCAGTGAGATTACGCCCGCGCGCTCTACCGACAGCGGCGCGACCAACATGCAGCACATGGCCGTGGTGAAGGACTTCCTCATCCCGAGCGACACCACGACGACGCCTCCGCCCACGGGCTCCACCGCCATCACCGCGGAGAGCGAGGACAACGGCACCGCGGCGAGCGCGGACGGGCGCGTGGGCAACGGCGTGGCGGTGAGCGGCGCGGTGGGCTCCAGCACGGACGCGGACTGGTTCAGCTTCGACGCCAAGGCGGGCGGCAGCGTCACCGTGAGCCTGAGCATCAGCGGCACCGCGGACCTGGACTGGTACCTCTACCCGGCCTCCAACACCTCCAGCTATCTCGCGCGCGGCTACACCGCGAACAACCCCGAGACCGGCAGCGCCACGCTGCCCTCCGCCGGCACCTACCTGGTGAAGGTGGTGGGCTACTCGGGGGCCACCGGGAGCTACTCGCTCAAGG
This genomic interval from Aggregicoccus sp. 17bor-14 contains the following:
- a CDS encoding sigma 54-interacting transcriptional regulator, yielding MADDKVAQVSAQGSQVARVPNALAPDVRDLTELASSEPTVGELLRRGLEWLGRVARFDLATLFLLKDGRLVATAARGPLASAQVREHALSLQDFPSLRDALESRRARAFTEEDHAHGDGDPFDGVLDLPPGHACMVVPLCAGERCYGVLTLDRAECEAYPQSVVDLVEVYGQMLATALQAAEQRAAFERLHQQDHDHAKLLEAQLGGESEGVLETSRSPAMRELARRARQVAETDTPVLLLGETGTGKERLARAIHRWSARADHPFVTLNCAAIPAGLLESELFGHVKGAFTGATRDRAGRFQMAHGGTLLLDEVGELPVELQAKLLRALQEKSFEPVGSDRTVRADVRILAATHVDLQQAIAQRRFREDLFYRLSVFPLRLPPLRERREDLPLLCSFLLEEQAMRTGRRGMRVTRDGLQRLAAYDWPGNIRELANALERATILATRRELGADAFDLPTREAGEEGEEELEEMQASVALPLERGRVPTLAAVQREHILRVLALTRGRVYGEGGAAALLGLKPSTLQSRMKKLGIERAPAFSATE
- a CDS encoding pre-peptidase C-terminal domain-containing protein: MNLQPRYVLPLLLALAACGGPEDFDAPADAVGQSEAALTTTRVRLMAANISSGNLQSYDPGEGIRIFQGVKPDVVMIQEFNYGDNSATAIRGFVNTAFGTGFSYFREAGAQIPNGVISRWPILAAGEWDDTAVTNRDFAWARIDVPGPKDLWVVSVHLLTADAATRNGEAQQLVNLIKANIPTGDYLAIAGDFNTDSRSEACLTTFSQVVSTASPYPADRNGNTNTNAARAKPYDHVLVDADLKAYQTATVIGASSFSGGLVADTRVYSPISEITPARSTDSGATNMQHMAVVKDFLIPSDTTTTPPPTGSTAITAESEDNGTAASADGRVGNGVAVSGAVGSSTDADWFSFDAKAGGSVTVSLSISGTADLDWYLYPASNTSSYLARGYTANNPETGSATLPSAGTYLVKVVGYSGATGSYSLKVTASTTVIDP